One genomic segment of Bacteroidota bacterium includes these proteins:
- a CDS encoding N-acetylmuramoyl-L-alanine amidase, translating into MKQALLFLLALPILAFSENKISSPENYSAYFEKAYQQYPSIPRGVLEAVAYTNTHIQNITHNPGDAESCAGLPYYYGVMGLVKDGKNVFRNNLVTVSQMSGIAVNDMLNDAEKNILAYAAAYAQAQNNFSPNGNLPNGKSTVESQLPVIIYLSELPNSGSLQDNFTMNTNLYSVLNFLNDKNNSKQYNFPQYSINLEKVFGKENYKVLSSSHIKASDYKITNENGNEYEYDNSIPQNNLKNDLPVTQSTDYAPAIWNAAASCNYTVGRSVAISAVVIHDTEGSYAGAIAWFQDCSSSVSAHYVLRSSDGQVTQMVLEKNKAWHVGTENGYTIGIEHEGYQAKTGWYTTAMYNSSANLVKDICNSGYGINPATCWNGPSCNGICLLSTSYRIKGHQHYPNSNHDDPGPNWNWYTYYNLLNGSSPPPSTAPANDNCSAAQTLTPGTTCVSTSGDVSGATQSGLSKASCDVYSGTPALKDVWYKFTATATTHTITLTPSSGMDGVLSLYTSCSGNQIGCSDNGGGPGGTEKISASALTVGSTYFIRVYSYGSSTPSTTTFNICITAPPASTAPSNDNCSNAIALTPNTSCVSTSGTLANATVSGLSKASCDASSYSSLKDVWYKFTATATTHTITCTPSSGLDAVLSLYTSCSGSQIGCSDNGGGPGGTEKISASGLTVGSAYYIRIYPYGSSSPTTNTFNVCVTAPSSTPPPAVNCTKTYKTTIEGFDVYQHNSGAIMFRAKMAIDADGSPRAYGPNDSGLDYTANAGYPGNWWGVVTDSYGNPIIQTSSDPYPGLYVSTTSLVNSAYSSTKTQHYVNSEVVPFFVLPSAITSMGVKLGDVAYVYNTSNGKSCYAIFADGGPSGKLGEGSIYLANQLGINSNARTGGTSSGIIDYVIFPNSGYGQGTIPSVSQINSIGSTKLNAIGGSGITSCIPAAPPIISQRDASTAEEEKNSPVEVAAENSLVVYPNPFDGITLHGKFSVAGDNAMSVKIYDMTGREIFSRQLIVSVGEFTLPFDEKLQNGMYILQGIVNDKSFTQRLIVR; encoded by the coding sequence ATGAAACAAGCATTACTCTTCTTACTGGCACTGCCAATTCTCGCTTTTTCAGAAAACAAAATTTCTTCTCCGGAAAACTACAGCGCTTATTTTGAAAAAGCGTACCAGCAGTATCCTTCCATTCCGCGCGGAGTGCTGGAAGCGGTGGCATACACGAACACGCATATTCAGAACATCACGCATAACCCGGGCGATGCGGAGAGTTGCGCGGGGCTTCCTTATTATTATGGCGTGATGGGACTGGTGAAAGACGGGAAAAATGTTTTCAGAAACAATCTGGTAACTGTTTCGCAGATGTCGGGCATTGCAGTGAACGATATGCTGAATGACGCGGAAAAAAATATTCTCGCCTATGCAGCGGCTTATGCGCAGGCGCAGAACAACTTTTCACCCAACGGCAATCTTCCCAATGGAAAATCAACAGTGGAATCACAACTTCCGGTGATTATTTATTTAAGTGAACTTCCGAACAGCGGTTCTTTGCAGGATAATTTTACGATGAATACTAATTTATATTCCGTTTTGAATTTTCTCAATGATAAAAATAATTCGAAGCAATATAATTTTCCGCAGTACAGCATCAATCTTGAAAAAGTTTTCGGCAAAGAAAATTACAAAGTGCTTTCTTCCTCTCATATAAAAGCAAGCGATTATAAAATAACCAATGAAAACGGAAATGAATATGAATATGATAATTCTATTCCGCAGAATAATTTGAAAAATGATTTGCCGGTAACCCAATCCACCGATTATGCTCCTGCCATCTGGAATGCGGCTGCAAGCTGCAATTATACGGTGGGAAGAAGTGTTGCAATTTCTGCCGTAGTTATTCACGACACGGAGGGAAGTTACGCAGGCGCGATTGCCTGGTTTCAGGATTGCTCGTCCTCTGTTTCTGCGCATTATGTGCTGCGCTCTTCCGATGGGCAGGTAACGCAAATGGTGCTGGAAAAAAATAAGGCGTGGCACGTGGGAACAGAAAATGGTTACACCATCGGAATTGAACACGAGGGCTACCAGGCGAAAACCGGCTGGTACACCACTGCCATGTATAATTCTTCCGCCAATCTTGTAAAAGATATTTGCAACAGCGGCTATGGAATCAATCCCGCCACTTGCTGGAACGGTCCTTCCTGCAATGGAATCTGCCTCCTCTCCACTTCTTACAGAATAAAAGGCCATCAGCATTATCCCAATTCCAACCACGATGACCCGGGACCAAACTGGAACTGGTATACGTATTATAATTTGCTGAACGGTTCTTCGCCTCCGCCCTCTACTGCTCCCGCGAATGATAATTGTTCCGCAGCGCAAACGCTTACTCCGGGCACAACTTGCGTCAGCACTTCGGGCGATGTATCAGGCGCAACGCAGAGCGGACTTTCAAAAGCAAGTTGCGATGTTTACTCTGGAACTCCCGCGCTGAAAGATGTGTGGTATAAATTTACCGCCACTGCAACTACGCACACGATAACATTAACTCCCTCATCAGGAATGGATGGCGTTCTTTCTTTATATACTTCCTGCAGCGGAAATCAAATCGGATGTTCAGATAATGGCGGTGGTCCCGGTGGAACGGAAAAAATTTCTGCAAGTGCATTAACGGTTGGCTCCACCTATTTCATCCGCGTGTATAGTTATGGTTCATCCACGCCTTCCACTACCACATTTAATATCTGCATAACTGCTCCGCCTGCATCCACTGCTCCTTCGAATGATAATTGTTCGAATGCCATTGCGCTCACGCCCAACACCAGTTGTGTTTCCACTTCGGGAACGCTTGCAAATGCAACCGTGAGCGGGCTTTCAAAAGCAAGTTGCGATGCTTCCAGTTATTCTTCGCTGAAAGATGTTTGGTATAAATTCACCGCCACAGCAACTACGCATACAATTACCTGCACTCCTTCCTCCGGCTTGGACGCGGTTTTGTCTTTATATACTTCCTGCAGCGGAAGCCAAATCGGATGTTCGGATAACGGAGGCGGTCCCGGTGGAACGGAAAAAATTTCTGCAAGCGGATTAACGGTTGGCTCTGCTTATTATATCCGCATTTATCCTTACGGCTCTTCTTCTCCAACAACGAACACCTTTAATGTGTGCGTAACGGCTCCGTCTTCAACTCCGCCACCCGCTGTGAACTGCACCAAAACTTACAAGACCACGATTGAAGGATTTGATGTGTACCAGCATAACTCGGGAGCCATTATGTTCCGCGCCAAGATGGCGATTGATGCCGATGGAAGCCCGCGCGCTTATGGTCCGAATGATTCGGGTTTGGATTACACCGCCAATGCCGGCTATCCCGGAAACTGGTGGGGAGTTGTTACCGATTCATACGGCAACCCGATTATTCAAACTTCGAGCGACCCGTATCCGGGATTATATGTTTCCACCACTTCACTTGTGAACAGTGCCTACTCTTCCACAAAAACCCAGCACTATGTAAACTCCGAAGTCGTTCCGTTTTTTGTGCTTCCTTCGGCAATTACTTCCATGGGCGTGAAGTTGGGCGATGTGGCGTATGTGTACAACACTTCGAACGGAAAAAGTTGCTACGCGATTTTTGCCGATGGCGGTCCTTCCGGAAAATTGGGAGAGGGCTCCATTTATCTTGCGAATCAACTCGGAATAAATTCCAACGCGCGCACGGGCGGAACTTCATCGGGAATTATTGACTATGTGATTTTCCCGAACTCCGGCTACGGGCAGGGAACCATTCCCTCTGTTTCACAAATCAACTCCATCGGCTCCACAAAACTGAATGCCATTGGCGGAAGCGGAATTACTTCCTGCATTCCTGCGGCTCCGCCCATTATTTCCCAAAGAGACGCATCAACTGCTGAAGAAGAAAAAAATTCTCCGGTTGAAGTTGCCGCGGAAAATTCTCTTGTGGTTTATCCGAATCCCTTTGACGGAATTACGCTTCACGGAAAATTTTCGGTTGCCGGTGATAATGCAATGAGCGTAAAAATTTATGACATGACCGGAAGGGAAATTTTCTCCAGGCAACTAATTGTTTCAGTAGGAGAATTTACGCTTCCGTTTGATGAAAAACTTCAGAATGGAATGTACATTCTGCAGGGAATTGTAAACGATAAATCGTTTACGCAGCGATTGATTGTGCGGTAG
- a CDS encoding T9SS type A sorting domain-containing protein → MKKVFSSYLLLVNSYMCFAQITFQKTFGGTDSDVGRSVVQTSDGGFIVTGYTWGFGNGGIDVYLIRADSNGNTLWTKTYGGTSDDVGYSVEQTADGGFIVSGFTESFGNGNRDVYLIRTDANGNMLWTKTFGGTLDEEGYSVRQTNGGGFIVTGYTDSFGGSFYQVYLVNTDANGNILWTSTYGDGNGYSVQQTSDGGFIATGYTGNVVYLIRTDATGNQLWTKTFGGPTWVNAEGNMVKQTSDGGFIIVGYRDTVTVPNYIDHVDVYLIRTDANGNALWAKTFGGLGNEFGYSVEEVNDGGFVVAGRTWSFGFGGWDVYLFKTDANGSNLWSKTFGGTSDDFCYSAQQTSDGGYVLTGFTENFGSGLTDVYLIKTDSNGNSYCNETSPNTIVVIPVTTVSAGSTQTNVSTIVTSPATIVSTGGVESSLCSNAGIGTDYSINADLNIYPNPVQNKFYLETTSKNKDEIEINLVDVYGTQAIENVKSNNQLTQITVSGLSDGIYFVRVKTEQGTATKKIIIQH, encoded by the coding sequence ATGAAAAAGGTATTTTCTTCTTACCTCTTGCTTGTCAATTCTTACATGTGCTTTGCACAAATTACTTTTCAGAAGACATTTGGTGGAACAGATAGTGATGTTGGGCGCTCTGTTGTGCAAACCAGCGATGGTGGATTTATAGTGACAGGATATACTTGGGGTTTTGGCAATGGTGGTATTGATGTCTATTTAATCAGGGCTGATTCAAATGGCAATACACTTTGGACAAAAACTTATGGAGGAACAAGTGACGATGTGGGTTATTCTGTTGAACAAACAGCTGATGGAGGATTTATTGTATCAGGATTTACGGAGAGTTTTGGCAATGGCAATAGAGACGTTTATCTAATCAGGACTGATGCAAACGGGAACATGCTTTGGACAAAAACCTTTGGAGGAACACTTGATGAAGAAGGTTATTCCGTTCGGCAGACCAATGGAGGGGGGTTTATTGTTACGGGATATACAGATAGTTTTGGCGGTTCTTTTTATCAAGTATATTTAGTAAATACTGATGCAAACGGGAACATACTTTGGACAAGCACCTATGGTGACGGCAACGGTTATTCAGTACAACAAACCAGCGATGGAGGTTTTATTGCTACAGGGTATACCGGCAATGTTGTTTATTTAATCAGGACTGATGCTACCGGAAATCAACTTTGGACCAAAACATTTGGAGGACCTACATGGGTAAATGCTGAAGGCAATATGGTTAAGCAGACGAGCGATGGGGGATTTATTATAGTAGGATACAGAGATACTGTAACCGTGCCAAATTATATAGATCATGTAGATGTTTATTTAATCAGGACTGATGCAAATGGCAACGCACTCTGGGCAAAAACCTTTGGTGGATTAGGCAATGAATTTGGCTATTCCGTTGAGGAGGTAAACGATGGTGGATTTGTTGTGGCAGGTCGTACCTGGAGTTTTGGATTTGGCGGTTGGGATGTATATTTATTTAAAACCGATGCTAACGGTAGTAATCTTTGGTCAAAAACATTTGGAGGAACAAGTGATGATTTTTGTTATTCTGCTCAGCAAACCAGTGATGGAGGTTATGTTTTAACAGGGTTTACAGAAAATTTTGGTTCTGGGTTAACTGATGTTTATTTAATCAAAACCGATTCTAACGGAAACTCTTATTGCAATGAAACTTCACCAAATACTATTGTAGTCATTCCTGTAACTACTGTAAGTGCTGGCAGTACGCAAACAAATGTTTCCACAATTGTAACCTCACCTGCAACTATTGTTAGTACGGGCGGAGTCGAATCTTCGCTTTGTTCAAATGCGGGTATTGGAACTGATTATTCAATAAATGCTGACCTAAACATATATCCTAATCCCGTGCAAAATAAGTTTTATTTAGAGACAACATCAAAAAACAAAGATGAAATTGAAATCAATTTAGTTGATGTTTACGGAACGCAAGCAATTGAAAATGTAAAAAGCAACAATCAGTTAACGCAAATAACTGTGAGCGGTTTAAGTGATGGAATTTATTTCGTCAGAGTAAAAACAGAGCAGGGAACTGCAACAAAAAAAATAATCATCCAGCATTAA
- the tgt gene encoding tRNA guanosine(34) transglycosylase Tgt gives MKFRIEHTNKETKARAGEIETARGKIQTPVFMPVGTRGTVKAVHQHELKDDIGAQIILGNTYHLYLKPGIDVIEKAGGLHKFIGWDLPMLTDSGGFQIFSLGDERRKKNPDGFKLPKPKISEEGVKFVSEIDGSTHFFSPEKAIDVQRSIGADIIMAFDECTPYPCEYTYAKESMDMTHRWLKRCKKRFDETAPLYPPEGGKFAQALFPIVQGSVYKDLRIQSAEFISSMNFEGNAIGGLSVGEEEEEMFSMAEIVCGILPKEKPRYLMGVGTPAQLLECIALGIDMFDCVMPTRNARNGMLFTSQGTISIRNAKYKDDFSAIDENGTSFVDKNYSKAYLRHLNMADEMLASQIASIHNLAFYASLMREARKKIIDGTFSEWKNKTVKQLNYKL, from the coding sequence ATGAAATTCAGAATTGAACATACCAATAAAGAAACAAAAGCGCGCGCGGGAGAAATAGAAACGGCTCGCGGAAAAATTCAAACGCCCGTCTTCATGCCCGTGGGAACGCGCGGCACCGTGAAAGCAGTTCACCAGCACGAACTGAAAGATGACATTGGCGCACAAATCATTTTGGGAAACACCTATCATCTCTATCTCAAGCCCGGCATTGATGTGATTGAAAAAGCAGGCGGGCTGCATAAATTCATCGGGTGGGATTTGCCCATGCTCACCGACAGTGGCGGCTTCCAGATTTTTTCGCTCGGTGATGAACGGAGAAAAAAAAATCCGGATGGTTTCAAATTGCCGAAACCAAAAATTTCGGAAGAAGGAGTAAAATTTGTTTCAGAGATTGACGGCTCCACTCATTTTTTCTCTCCCGAAAAAGCCATTGATGTTCAGCGCTCGATTGGCGCGGATATTATTATGGCGTTTGATGAATGCACGCCTTATCCCTGCGAATACACGTATGCAAAAGAAAGCATGGACATGACACATCGCTGGCTGAAGCGATGCAAAAAAAGATTTGATGAAACAGCCCCCCTCTATCCCCCCGAAGGGGGGAAGTTTGCTCAAGCGTTATTTCCCATCGTTCAGGGAAGCGTTTACAAAGATTTGAGAATTCAGTCCGCAGAATTTATTTCTTCCATGAACTTTGAAGGCAATGCAATTGGCGGTTTATCGGTAGGCGAAGAGGAAGAAGAAATGTTTTCCATGGCGGAAATTGTCTGCGGCATTCTTCCGAAAGAAAAACCGCGCTACTTAATGGGCGTGGGAACTCCCGCGCAACTTTTGGAATGCATTGCGCTTGGCATTGACATGTTCGATTGCGTGATGCCCACGCGCAACGCGCGCAACGGAATGCTTTTTACTTCGCAGGGAACAATTTCCATCCGCAATGCGAAATATAAAGATGACTTTTCTGCTATAGATGAAAACGGAACTTCTTTCGTAGATAAAAATTATTCCAAAGCATACCTGCGCCACTTAAACATGGCGGATGAAATGCTCGCTTCACAGATTGCCAGCATTCACAACCTCGCATTTTATGCTTCGCTCATGCGCGAAGCACGGAAAAAAATTATTGACGGAACTTTTTCGGAATGGAAAAATAAAACGGTGAAGCAGTTGAATTATAAATTATGA